From the Prunus dulcis chromosome 4, ALMONDv2, whole genome shotgun sequence genome, one window contains:
- the LOC117624566 gene encoding cyclin-T1-3-like isoform X2, whose amino-acid sequence MAGFLPAESSHSEMSDVGSYKDGQDRQEEGACWYFYRKEIEENSPSRRDGIDLKKETYLRKSYCTYLQDLGMRLKVPQLTIATSIIFCHRFFLRQSHAKNDRRTIATVCMFLAGKVEETPRPLKDVILVSYEIIHKKDPKAVQRIKQKEVYEQQKELILLGERVVLGTLGFDLNVLHPYKPLVEAIKKFQVAQNALAQVAWNFVNDGLRTSLCLQFKPHHIAAGAIFLAAKFLKVKLPSDGERVWWQEFDVTPRQLEEVSNQMLELYEQNRVPASNEVEGTAASGAAHRAPAKATTSNEEYATSNSNLQGGDTRPGTLKLASSRPEPEQLDVGNDNGPPRNTQSLNNDNRSTDIRNASDHDVNVAFKDNQYSAPLSSHQEQMGDAQNVSKSGSEGRYEEGQEDNGKFDTREAGELKAKQFGRSLENGQGALGQSPQDVIKRIDKNKVKAALEKRRKSQGDVTRKKDLMDEDDLIEMELEDGIELASGSEKIKGDRSQSWVKSSNRSENEDLHQGKQQEDASNGRTGLSNVEEGEVSALADGGQGYHSPISSDRKRKSPPLNGVEKKQQCDYSPGTAHHNQFDHAEDHSEVGRVVHTEMDHKRQVQENHV is encoded by the exons ATGGCTGGTTTTTTGCCTGCTGAATCCTCTCATAGTGAAATGAGTGATGTTGGTTCTTATAAAGATGGGCAGGACCGGCAAGAGGAAGGAGCTTGTTGGTACTTTTATAGAAAGGAGATTGAAGAAAATTCTCCATCTAGACGAGATGGCATTGACTTAAAGAAAGAGACATATTTACGCAAGTCATACTGTACTTATCTACAAGATTTGGGTATGAGACTTAAAGT ACCCCAGTTGACAATTGCAACATCCATAATTTTCTGTCATCGATTCTTTCTTCGTCAATCACATGCAAAGAATGATAGAAGG ACCATCGCAACAGTTTGTATGTTTCTTGCTGGGAAGGTTGAAGAAACTCCGCGGCCACTAAAAGATGTTATCCTTGTGTCTTATGAAATTATTCATAAGAAGGATCCTAAAGCAGTACAGAGGATCAAGCAAAAG GAGGTGTATGAACAGCAGAAGGAATTAATTTTACTTGGAGAGAGGGTTGTTCTTGGGACTCTTGGTTTTGATCTTAATGTACTCCATCCATATAAACCTCTCGTGGAGGCAATAAAGAAATTCCAAGTAGCTCAAAATGCCCTTGCTCAAGTTGCATGGAATTTTGTCAATGATGG ACTTCGGACATCTCTTTGCTTGCAATTTAAACCCCACCACATTGCAGCTGGTGCCATTTTCCTTGCTGCCAAGTTCCTAAAAGTAAAGCTCCCATCAGATGGCGAGAGGGTGTGGTGGCAAGAGTTTGACGTCACCCCACGCCAATTGGAGG AAGTAAGCAATCAAATGTTGGAACTATATGAACAAAATCGAGTTCCAGCTTCTAATGAAGTTGAAGGGACTGCAGCAAGTGGCGCTGCTCATCGGGCTCCAGCAAAAGCTACAACTAGCAATGAAGAATATGCTACAAGCAACAGTAATCTACAGGGTGGTGATACAAGACCTGGAACCTTGAAGCTTGCATCATCTAGGCCAGAACCTGAGCAATTAGATGTTGGAAATGATAATGGACCTCCTAGAAATACCCAAAGTTTAAATAATGACAACAGAAGTACAGATATCAGAAATGCTTCAGACCACGATGTGAATGTAGCATTCAAAGATAATCAGTACTCTGCACCATTGTCATCGCACCAGGAGCAGATGGGAGATGCTCAAAACGTATCAAAATCTGGTTCTGAGGGCCGTTATGAAGAAGGTCAAGAAGATAATGGGAAATTTGACACAAGAGAAGCAGGGGAATTGAAGGCCAAACAATTTGGCCGAAGTTTGGAAAATGGACAAGGTGCACTTGGGCAGTCACCTCAGGATGTAATAAAAAGGATTGACAAAAACAAGGTGAAGGCAGCACTGGAAAAACGAAGAAAGTCCCAGGGTGATGTGACTCGAAAAAAAGATTTGATGGATGAGGATGATCTTATTGAGATGGAACTGGAAGATGGTATTGAACTGGCTTCTGGGAGTGAGAAAATCAAGGGAGACAGGAGTCAAAGCTGGGTTAAGTCCTCAAATAGATCAGAAAATGAGGACCTGCATCAGGGAAAACAACAAGAGGATGCCAGTAATGGTAGAACTGGTTTAAGCAATGTGGAAGAAGGTGAGGTATCTGCACTTGCTGATGGTGGCCAAGGATATCATTCTCCCATTTCAAGCGACCGCAAGAGAAAAAGCCCTCCACTCAATGGTGTAGAGAAGAAGCAGCAGTGTGATTATTCACCTGGAACTGCCCACCATAATCAGTTTGATCATGCAGAAGATCACAGCGAGGTTGGCCGGGTTGTACACACAGAAATGGATCACAAGAGGCAAGTACAGGAAAATCATGTCTGA
- the LOC117624566 gene encoding cyclin-T1-5-like isoform X5 gives MFLAGKVEETPRPLKDVILVSYEIIHKKDPKAVQRIKQKEVYEQQKELILLGERVVLGTLGFDLNVLHPYKPLVEAIKKFQVAQNALAQVAWNFVNDGLRTSLCLQFKPHHIAAGAIFLAAKFLKVKLPSDGERVWWQEFDVTPRQLEGGCPRFNSVEVSNQMLELYEQNRVPASNEVEGTAASGAAHRAPAKATTSNEEYATSNSNLQGGDTRPGTLKLASSRPEPEQLDVGNDNGPPRNTQSLNNDNRSTDIRNASDHDVNVAFKDNQYSAPLSSHQEQMGDAQNVSKSGSEGRYEEGQEDNGKFDTREAGELKAKQFGRSLENGQGALGQSPQDVIKRIDKNKVKAALEKRRKSQGDVTRKKDLMDEDDLIEMELEDGIELASGSEKIKGDRSQSWVKSSNRSENEDLHQGKQQEDASNGRTGLSNVEEGEVSALADGGQGYHSPISSDRKRKSPPLNGVEKKQQCDYSPGTAHHNQFDHAEDHSEVGRVVHTEMDHKRQVQENHV, from the exons ATGTTTCTTGCTGGGAAGGTTGAAGAAACTCCGCGGCCACTAAAAGATGTTATCCTTGTGTCTTATGAAATTATTCATAAGAAGGATCCTAAAGCAGTACAGAGGATCAAGCAAAAG GAGGTGTATGAACAGCAGAAGGAATTAATTTTACTTGGAGAGAGGGTTGTTCTTGGGACTCTTGGTTTTGATCTTAATGTACTCCATCCATATAAACCTCTCGTGGAGGCAATAAAGAAATTCCAAGTAGCTCAAAATGCCCTTGCTCAAGTTGCATGGAATTTTGTCAATGATGG ACTTCGGACATCTCTTTGCTTGCAATTTAAACCCCACCACATTGCAGCTGGTGCCATTTTCCTTGCTGCCAAGTTCCTAAAAGTAAAGCTCCCATCAGATGGCGAGAGGGTGTGGTGGCAAGAGTTTGACGTCACCCCACGCCAATTGGAGGGTGGGTGTCCTCGTTTTAATTCAGTAG AAGTAAGCAATCAAATGTTGGAACTATATGAACAAAATCGAGTTCCAGCTTCTAATGAAGTTGAAGGGACTGCAGCAAGTGGCGCTGCTCATCGGGCTCCAGCAAAAGCTACAACTAGCAATGAAGAATATGCTACAAGCAACAGTAATCTACAGGGTGGTGATACAAGACCTGGAACCTTGAAGCTTGCATCATCTAGGCCAGAACCTGAGCAATTAGATGTTGGAAATGATAATGGACCTCCTAGAAATACCCAAAGTTTAAATAATGACAACAGAAGTACAGATATCAGAAATGCTTCAGACCACGATGTGAATGTAGCATTCAAAGATAATCAGTACTCTGCACCATTGTCATCGCACCAGGAGCAGATGGGAGATGCTCAAAACGTATCAAAATCTGGTTCTGAGGGCCGTTATGAAGAAGGTCAAGAAGATAATGGGAAATTTGACACAAGAGAAGCAGGGGAATTGAAGGCCAAACAATTTGGCCGAAGTTTGGAAAATGGACAAGGTGCACTTGGGCAGTCACCTCAGGATGTAATAAAAAGGATTGACAAAAACAAGGTGAAGGCAGCACTGGAAAAACGAAGAAAGTCCCAGGGTGATGTGACTCGAAAAAAAGATTTGATGGATGAGGATGATCTTATTGAGATGGAACTGGAAGATGGTATTGAACTGGCTTCTGGGAGTGAGAAAATCAAGGGAGACAGGAGTCAAAGCTGGGTTAAGTCCTCAAATAGATCAGAAAATGAGGACCTGCATCAGGGAAAACAACAAGAGGATGCCAGTAATGGTAGAACTGGTTTAAGCAATGTGGAAGAAGGTGAGGTATCTGCACTTGCTGATGGTGGCCAAGGATATCATTCTCCCATTTCAAGCGACCGCAAGAGAAAAAGCCCTCCACTCAATGGTGTAGAGAAGAAGCAGCAGTGTGATTATTCACCTGGAACTGCCCACCATAATCAGTTTGATCATGCAGAAGATCACAGCGAGGTTGGCCGGGTTGTACACACAGAAATGGATCACAAGAGGCAAGTACAGGAAAATCATGTCTGA
- the LOC117624566 gene encoding cyclin-T1-3-like isoform X1 produces the protein MAGFLPAESSHSEMSDVGSYKDGQDRQEEGACWYFYRKEIEENSPSRRDGIDLKKETYLRKSYCTYLQDLGMRLKVPQLTIATSIIFCHRFFLRQSHAKNDRRTIATVCMFLAGKVEETPRPLKDVILVSYEIIHKKDPKAVQRIKQKEVYEQQKELILLGERVVLGTLGFDLNVLHPYKPLVEAIKKFQVAQNALAQVAWNFVNDGLRTSLCLQFKPHHIAAGAIFLAAKFLKVKLPSDGERVWWQEFDVTPRQLEGGCPRFNSVEVSNQMLELYEQNRVPASNEVEGTAASGAAHRAPAKATTSNEEYATSNSNLQGGDTRPGTLKLASSRPEPEQLDVGNDNGPPRNTQSLNNDNRSTDIRNASDHDVNVAFKDNQYSAPLSSHQEQMGDAQNVSKSGSEGRYEEGQEDNGKFDTREAGELKAKQFGRSLENGQGALGQSPQDVIKRIDKNKVKAALEKRRKSQGDVTRKKDLMDEDDLIEMELEDGIELASGSEKIKGDRSQSWVKSSNRSENEDLHQGKQQEDASNGRTGLSNVEEGEVSALADGGQGYHSPISSDRKRKSPPLNGVEKKQQCDYSPGTAHHNQFDHAEDHSEVGRVVHTEMDHKRQVQENHV, from the exons ATGGCTGGTTTTTTGCCTGCTGAATCCTCTCATAGTGAAATGAGTGATGTTGGTTCTTATAAAGATGGGCAGGACCGGCAAGAGGAAGGAGCTTGTTGGTACTTTTATAGAAAGGAGATTGAAGAAAATTCTCCATCTAGACGAGATGGCATTGACTTAAAGAAAGAGACATATTTACGCAAGTCATACTGTACTTATCTACAAGATTTGGGTATGAGACTTAAAGT ACCCCAGTTGACAATTGCAACATCCATAATTTTCTGTCATCGATTCTTTCTTCGTCAATCACATGCAAAGAATGATAGAAGG ACCATCGCAACAGTTTGTATGTTTCTTGCTGGGAAGGTTGAAGAAACTCCGCGGCCACTAAAAGATGTTATCCTTGTGTCTTATGAAATTATTCATAAGAAGGATCCTAAAGCAGTACAGAGGATCAAGCAAAAG GAGGTGTATGAACAGCAGAAGGAATTAATTTTACTTGGAGAGAGGGTTGTTCTTGGGACTCTTGGTTTTGATCTTAATGTACTCCATCCATATAAACCTCTCGTGGAGGCAATAAAGAAATTCCAAGTAGCTCAAAATGCCCTTGCTCAAGTTGCATGGAATTTTGTCAATGATGG ACTTCGGACATCTCTTTGCTTGCAATTTAAACCCCACCACATTGCAGCTGGTGCCATTTTCCTTGCTGCCAAGTTCCTAAAAGTAAAGCTCCCATCAGATGGCGAGAGGGTGTGGTGGCAAGAGTTTGACGTCACCCCACGCCAATTGGAGGGTGGGTGTCCTCGTTTTAATTCAGTAG AAGTAAGCAATCAAATGTTGGAACTATATGAACAAAATCGAGTTCCAGCTTCTAATGAAGTTGAAGGGACTGCAGCAAGTGGCGCTGCTCATCGGGCTCCAGCAAAAGCTACAACTAGCAATGAAGAATATGCTACAAGCAACAGTAATCTACAGGGTGGTGATACAAGACCTGGAACCTTGAAGCTTGCATCATCTAGGCCAGAACCTGAGCAATTAGATGTTGGAAATGATAATGGACCTCCTAGAAATACCCAAAGTTTAAATAATGACAACAGAAGTACAGATATCAGAAATGCTTCAGACCACGATGTGAATGTAGCATTCAAAGATAATCAGTACTCTGCACCATTGTCATCGCACCAGGAGCAGATGGGAGATGCTCAAAACGTATCAAAATCTGGTTCTGAGGGCCGTTATGAAGAAGGTCAAGAAGATAATGGGAAATTTGACACAAGAGAAGCAGGGGAATTGAAGGCCAAACAATTTGGCCGAAGTTTGGAAAATGGACAAGGTGCACTTGGGCAGTCACCTCAGGATGTAATAAAAAGGATTGACAAAAACAAGGTGAAGGCAGCACTGGAAAAACGAAGAAAGTCCCAGGGTGATGTGACTCGAAAAAAAGATTTGATGGATGAGGATGATCTTATTGAGATGGAACTGGAAGATGGTATTGAACTGGCTTCTGGGAGTGAGAAAATCAAGGGAGACAGGAGTCAAAGCTGGGTTAAGTCCTCAAATAGATCAGAAAATGAGGACCTGCATCAGGGAAAACAACAAGAGGATGCCAGTAATGGTAGAACTGGTTTAAGCAATGTGGAAGAAGGTGAGGTATCTGCACTTGCTGATGGTGGCCAAGGATATCATTCTCCCATTTCAAGCGACCGCAAGAGAAAAAGCCCTCCACTCAATGGTGTAGAGAAGAAGCAGCAGTGTGATTATTCACCTGGAACTGCCCACCATAATCAGTTTGATCATGCAGAAGATCACAGCGAGGTTGGCCGGGTTGTACACACAGAAATGGATCACAAGAGGCAAGTACAGGAAAATCATGTCTGA
- the LOC117624566 gene encoding cyclin-T1-5-like isoform X3: MAGFLPAESSHSEMSDVGSYKDGQDRQEEGACWYFYRKEIEENSPSRRDGIDLKKETYLRKSYCTYLQDLGMRLKVPQLTIATSIIFCHRFFLRQSHAKNDRREVYEQQKELILLGERVVLGTLGFDLNVLHPYKPLVEAIKKFQVAQNALAQVAWNFVNDGLRTSLCLQFKPHHIAAGAIFLAAKFLKVKLPSDGERVWWQEFDVTPRQLEGGCPRFNSVEVSNQMLELYEQNRVPASNEVEGTAASGAAHRAPAKATTSNEEYATSNSNLQGGDTRPGTLKLASSRPEPEQLDVGNDNGPPRNTQSLNNDNRSTDIRNASDHDVNVAFKDNQYSAPLSSHQEQMGDAQNVSKSGSEGRYEEGQEDNGKFDTREAGELKAKQFGRSLENGQGALGQSPQDVIKRIDKNKVKAALEKRRKSQGDVTRKKDLMDEDDLIEMELEDGIELASGSEKIKGDRSQSWVKSSNRSENEDLHQGKQQEDASNGRTGLSNVEEGEVSALADGGQGYHSPISSDRKRKSPPLNGVEKKQQCDYSPGTAHHNQFDHAEDHSEVGRVVHTEMDHKRQVQENHV, encoded by the exons ATGGCTGGTTTTTTGCCTGCTGAATCCTCTCATAGTGAAATGAGTGATGTTGGTTCTTATAAAGATGGGCAGGACCGGCAAGAGGAAGGAGCTTGTTGGTACTTTTATAGAAAGGAGATTGAAGAAAATTCTCCATCTAGACGAGATGGCATTGACTTAAAGAAAGAGACATATTTACGCAAGTCATACTGTACTTATCTACAAGATTTGGGTATGAGACTTAAAGT ACCCCAGTTGACAATTGCAACATCCATAATTTTCTGTCATCGATTCTTTCTTCGTCAATCACATGCAAAGAATGATAGAAGG GAGGTGTATGAACAGCAGAAGGAATTAATTTTACTTGGAGAGAGGGTTGTTCTTGGGACTCTTGGTTTTGATCTTAATGTACTCCATCCATATAAACCTCTCGTGGAGGCAATAAAGAAATTCCAAGTAGCTCAAAATGCCCTTGCTCAAGTTGCATGGAATTTTGTCAATGATGG ACTTCGGACATCTCTTTGCTTGCAATTTAAACCCCACCACATTGCAGCTGGTGCCATTTTCCTTGCTGCCAAGTTCCTAAAAGTAAAGCTCCCATCAGATGGCGAGAGGGTGTGGTGGCAAGAGTTTGACGTCACCCCACGCCAATTGGAGGGTGGGTGTCCTCGTTTTAATTCAGTAG AAGTAAGCAATCAAATGTTGGAACTATATGAACAAAATCGAGTTCCAGCTTCTAATGAAGTTGAAGGGACTGCAGCAAGTGGCGCTGCTCATCGGGCTCCAGCAAAAGCTACAACTAGCAATGAAGAATATGCTACAAGCAACAGTAATCTACAGGGTGGTGATACAAGACCTGGAACCTTGAAGCTTGCATCATCTAGGCCAGAACCTGAGCAATTAGATGTTGGAAATGATAATGGACCTCCTAGAAATACCCAAAGTTTAAATAATGACAACAGAAGTACAGATATCAGAAATGCTTCAGACCACGATGTGAATGTAGCATTCAAAGATAATCAGTACTCTGCACCATTGTCATCGCACCAGGAGCAGATGGGAGATGCTCAAAACGTATCAAAATCTGGTTCTGAGGGCCGTTATGAAGAAGGTCAAGAAGATAATGGGAAATTTGACACAAGAGAAGCAGGGGAATTGAAGGCCAAACAATTTGGCCGAAGTTTGGAAAATGGACAAGGTGCACTTGGGCAGTCACCTCAGGATGTAATAAAAAGGATTGACAAAAACAAGGTGAAGGCAGCACTGGAAAAACGAAGAAAGTCCCAGGGTGATGTGACTCGAAAAAAAGATTTGATGGATGAGGATGATCTTATTGAGATGGAACTGGAAGATGGTATTGAACTGGCTTCTGGGAGTGAGAAAATCAAGGGAGACAGGAGTCAAAGCTGGGTTAAGTCCTCAAATAGATCAGAAAATGAGGACCTGCATCAGGGAAAACAACAAGAGGATGCCAGTAATGGTAGAACTGGTTTAAGCAATGTGGAAGAAGGTGAGGTATCTGCACTTGCTGATGGTGGCCAAGGATATCATTCTCCCATTTCAAGCGACCGCAAGAGAAAAAGCCCTCCACTCAATGGTGTAGAGAAGAAGCAGCAGTGTGATTATTCACCTGGAACTGCCCACCATAATCAGTTTGATCATGCAGAAGATCACAGCGAGGTTGGCCGGGTTGTACACACAGAAATGGATCACAAGAGGCAAGTACAGGAAAATCATGTCTGA
- the LOC117624566 gene encoding cyclin-T1-5-like isoform X4: MRLKVPQLTIATSIIFCHRFFLRQSHAKNDRRTIATVCMFLAGKVEETPRPLKDVILVSYEIIHKKDPKAVQRIKQKEVYEQQKELILLGERVVLGTLGFDLNVLHPYKPLVEAIKKFQVAQNALAQVAWNFVNDGLRTSLCLQFKPHHIAAGAIFLAAKFLKVKLPSDGERVWWQEFDVTPRQLEGGCPRFNSVEVSNQMLELYEQNRVPASNEVEGTAASGAAHRAPAKATTSNEEYATSNSNLQGGDTRPGTLKLASSRPEPEQLDVGNDNGPPRNTQSLNNDNRSTDIRNASDHDVNVAFKDNQYSAPLSSHQEQMGDAQNVSKSGSEGRYEEGQEDNGKFDTREAGELKAKQFGRSLENGQGALGQSPQDVIKRIDKNKVKAALEKRRKSQGDVTRKKDLMDEDDLIEMELEDGIELASGSEKIKGDRSQSWVKSSNRSENEDLHQGKQQEDASNGRTGLSNVEEGEVSALADGGQGYHSPISSDRKRKSPPLNGVEKKQQCDYSPGTAHHNQFDHAEDHSEVGRVVHTEMDHKRQVQENHV; this comes from the exons ATGAGACTTAAAGT ACCCCAGTTGACAATTGCAACATCCATAATTTTCTGTCATCGATTCTTTCTTCGTCAATCACATGCAAAGAATGATAGAAGG ACCATCGCAACAGTTTGTATGTTTCTTGCTGGGAAGGTTGAAGAAACTCCGCGGCCACTAAAAGATGTTATCCTTGTGTCTTATGAAATTATTCATAAGAAGGATCCTAAAGCAGTACAGAGGATCAAGCAAAAG GAGGTGTATGAACAGCAGAAGGAATTAATTTTACTTGGAGAGAGGGTTGTTCTTGGGACTCTTGGTTTTGATCTTAATGTACTCCATCCATATAAACCTCTCGTGGAGGCAATAAAGAAATTCCAAGTAGCTCAAAATGCCCTTGCTCAAGTTGCATGGAATTTTGTCAATGATGG ACTTCGGACATCTCTTTGCTTGCAATTTAAACCCCACCACATTGCAGCTGGTGCCATTTTCCTTGCTGCCAAGTTCCTAAAAGTAAAGCTCCCATCAGATGGCGAGAGGGTGTGGTGGCAAGAGTTTGACGTCACCCCACGCCAATTGGAGGGTGGGTGTCCTCGTTTTAATTCAGTAG AAGTAAGCAATCAAATGTTGGAACTATATGAACAAAATCGAGTTCCAGCTTCTAATGAAGTTGAAGGGACTGCAGCAAGTGGCGCTGCTCATCGGGCTCCAGCAAAAGCTACAACTAGCAATGAAGAATATGCTACAAGCAACAGTAATCTACAGGGTGGTGATACAAGACCTGGAACCTTGAAGCTTGCATCATCTAGGCCAGAACCTGAGCAATTAGATGTTGGAAATGATAATGGACCTCCTAGAAATACCCAAAGTTTAAATAATGACAACAGAAGTACAGATATCAGAAATGCTTCAGACCACGATGTGAATGTAGCATTCAAAGATAATCAGTACTCTGCACCATTGTCATCGCACCAGGAGCAGATGGGAGATGCTCAAAACGTATCAAAATCTGGTTCTGAGGGCCGTTATGAAGAAGGTCAAGAAGATAATGGGAAATTTGACACAAGAGAAGCAGGGGAATTGAAGGCCAAACAATTTGGCCGAAGTTTGGAAAATGGACAAGGTGCACTTGGGCAGTCACCTCAGGATGTAATAAAAAGGATTGACAAAAACAAGGTGAAGGCAGCACTGGAAAAACGAAGAAAGTCCCAGGGTGATGTGACTCGAAAAAAAGATTTGATGGATGAGGATGATCTTATTGAGATGGAACTGGAAGATGGTATTGAACTGGCTTCTGGGAGTGAGAAAATCAAGGGAGACAGGAGTCAAAGCTGGGTTAAGTCCTCAAATAGATCAGAAAATGAGGACCTGCATCAGGGAAAACAACAAGAGGATGCCAGTAATGGTAGAACTGGTTTAAGCAATGTGGAAGAAGGTGAGGTATCTGCACTTGCTGATGGTGGCCAAGGATATCATTCTCCCATTTCAAGCGACCGCAAGAGAAAAAGCCCTCCACTCAATGGTGTAGAGAAGAAGCAGCAGTGTGATTATTCACCTGGAACTGCCCACCATAATCAGTTTGATCATGCAGAAGATCACAGCGAGGTTGGCCGGGTTGTACACACAGAAATGGATCACAAGAGGCAAGTACAGGAAAATCATGTCTGA